The genomic stretch AAGTTTTGGAGCGGGATTTCCTGCCAAAGAAGGAAATATTTCAAACAACATGATAAAATGGCTGGAGGACATCAACTTAGAAGCTTCACCCTATGCCATCACTGAATCCATCACAGCGCTTCGTGATCTGGATCTTCGTCCGGAGCTGTCAAAGATCACTGTTCCCGTAGCCATATTCCATGGCATATACGACAAAAACTGCTCCTTTGCCTTGGCTGAGGAATTGCATAAAGGCATCAAAGACTCCTACATCATCAGGTTTGAAAAAAGCGGCCATACACTCTTCATCGAAGAGATGGAAAAGTTCAATACTGAGCTGGAAAAATTCGCCTCAAAATAATAAAACTCCTAAGCCAATGCCACTCCCCAGTGCATTGGCTTTTTTTAATCCCTAATTCGACACACTTAGCCTCTTGGTATTAAAGCAGTCCCCTAAGACATCGGTTGCAGCATATTAAGTTTCTGAGATGAAATCGACACGAACCAAGTTAGAGACAAAAAGATAAATTAAAAACAGATGAAAATACATCACTTACGAAATGCCACTTTGATCATCGAAGTAGGAGACCAAGTCATTTTGGTTGACCCTATGCTTGGCAAAAAAGGGGAATCAAGTCCATCTTTCACATTCTTTCGATTTAAACCACAGCGGAATCCCATAGTGAATCTGCCTGATAATGCTGCAGCGCTATTGAGTAAGGTAACACATTGCCTCATTACTCATTTGCACCCGGATCATATCGACCAATCCGGAGTAGAATTTTTGAAGGCTAACCAAACTCCGGTAACCTGTAGTGCGAAAGATGAAACCAAGCTGAAAAGCAAAGGAATAAAGATTGCCCAAACAGTAAATTATTGGGAAGAAATTGATTTTCTGGGTGGCAGGATACAAGGTATACCTGCGGTTCATGGGTATGGATTTGCCGCTAAGCTTATGGGTGATGTAATGGGATTTTTCATAAGCTTTCCAAACGAAAAATCTATTTACTTAAGTTCTGACACCATTTATACAGAGGCAGTACACAAGGTATTGACAGAATTTAAGCCGGATATATCGGTCGTGGCTTGTGGTACAGCCCAATTAGACCTTTTTCAGCCCTTATTGATGAGAACAGAAGATATACTGAAATTTGCACATAATGCACCTGGAAAAGTAATAGCCAATCATATGGAAGCTGTAAACCACTGCCCTACTTCGCGTCATCAGCTATCTGAACTATTACATAAATCCAATTTGCTAAGCAAAGTTCACATTCCCGAAGACGGGGAAGAAAAAGTTTATTAAGCAGTCAATATATTGCCAAACTATTTAGCTCAAAAATTTGATGCGGTTGTATTGCCATCACAGTAATATAGCTATTTCACATGTGGATAGTAACCATATTTCTTTCAATGACAGTCATGGTAAAACAGCTATGATTGAAACAAATGTTTCTCTTAGTCAAAAATTATTAAATATGTACTATTATAAACTAAGTCTCATATTAGCCTTTCTCCTTTATTCCTTTCACAGTTTAAGTCAAACTATTGATCAGCGGCTGAAGGAGCTGGAATTAACTCTACCAGAAGTAGAGACTCCTGTCGCGACATATCTGAAATGGAAACAGGTGGATAACCTGCTTTACATATCTGGAACCGGCAGTGACATTTTTGGTAAAGTTGGTTCAGATCTGACAGTAGACGAAGGCTATCAAGCAGCCAGGAGTGCTGGATTACAAATTATAGCAGTGCTTCAAGCCTCCACTGGTGATCTAACTAAAATTAATCAGTTTGTAAAAGTTCTCGGAATGGTAAATTCTGATCCAGGCTTTTCCGAACAGTCCATGGTAATCAATGGGTTTTCAGATTTGATTGTAGAAGTATTCGGAGATAAAGGAAAGCATACACGCTCAGCAATCGGTGTTGCAGCTTTACCCAACAATATAGCAGTAGAGATCGAAGTAATTGTAGAACTAAAAAAACAATAAAATAAGACCAGGTTTATATGATTTTCCCGAAACTCTCCATATCATATCCTTGCAGCACTACATCCAACTTTTCCTTCCTTCTCTTATTGGCTTCAGCTTCTTCCATGATTAAGATCAGCTTCAGCAGCTTCATTCTTAACCCCCTGTCTCTTAGGTCCAATCCATTTTGGCTGAGTGATTCTTCTATGAAATCCTTAGCATTGAAAGGGTGGACAGCTTCACCTCTAAAGGCAGCATCAGCAGGATGAACCACCTCATTATACATATTCATCAATACAACACCATTGTCAGCCTTCTTCAGCATATCCAGAGCATTCTCTATTACTTTCTTCAGTTTCATAAAAAGGGGTAATTTAACCTCAAAATTGACAAATATTAATACACGAAAACATCATGATTCTATACCGGGAAAGGCACATTAAATAATAATCAAAAATGACACCCAAAATGAAACAAATTTAACCAATGCCCCAAGATTGAAATCAGCACCAAAACGAGAGAAGGGAACTATAGACTTCCTTATTTCTTCATAAGAAGGCATATTCCAATAACTTGAGAAAGGTCATGAAAAATGTGGTAATATATTTTCTCCAATTTCTTCTATCACTTCCTCCGCTGGTCTTGAACCATATTTTAAATTTAAGATTACGTGATTAACACCATATGATTCTAACAATCTCAAATGCGTATATAAATATTCCGTCCCCGATTTTATCCCCAAATGGATTGGGGTTGGTCTTGCCTTAGGATCTTTCGTTAAATCAACGTACAACGATTGCATAAATGGTTTCCAATCTGAATTAATCCCTTTTAATGCATCTCGCCATTGTTGCATTACAATAGGAAGTGTTTTGAAATCTCTTGGATAATACAACCAACCATCTGAATGTTCAGCAATCCATTCCAAGGATTGTCCAGAATGCCCAGTTATTAACATTGGCGTTTTTTTGTAATACTTCGGCACGAGATCTATGGCTCCATTGGTTTTGCCATAATATTTTGAAGAGTAGGCTGGGAAATCACCTTGCAATGCTTTGATATAAAAATAGCTATCTCTGAAAAGTTCGGACTTATCCGCTAAATTTTGATTGAATGCAGGATATTCTATGGGCCGATCACCTGAAGCTACACCTAAAACCAATCGTTCATTTGATAGGATTTGAAGGCTATTAATTGATTTTGCAGTATGAACTGGATGACGTAACGGTAAAATTATACTTGCCGAGCCTAAAGCAATCTTACTTGTATGGTTCATAATATGTGTCATATAAATCCAAGGGTCATACAATTGCCCAGCATCACCAAATGATGGGTCATTGAACGGAACATCTCTAAACCAAAGTGCTTTAAAACCTAATTCCTCTACTCGTTTGGCAAGTTTTTCTTGGTTTTCCATTTTCGCAACTGAACCACTGTATGCCTCAATAGGAAATATAAGACCTAATGTCAACTTACCTTTGTTTGCTATCTTCTTAAGAGTGCTCATTATCTGTTTATTTTTTTGTCTCAGAAATTATTTTTAAAATTTCACCATTGTTATATTCGACATTCTGGGCATTAGGAGAAGCATCTTTATCGATGTTTAATACTTTCCGTTGCTACCTTCATACTTTTCTGGAATAGTTAAATAGTATGAAAAATCAGCGAGTAACAAACTTTTCATTTTCAAGCCCTATTGACTGGAACAACAAAATAAACTTTTCAACAAACAAGTAGAAAATCCTGCAAAAGAGGCAATCAAGTCAATCTTTGATTAAAAATTGACTTGATTGCTTTTTGAAATAGTCAATTCGTTATATCTGGATTCATATAGTTTCGGTCAAGCCAGCTAACTATCTCCATCCAGCTTTCACGGGGAATTACTGAATGTGTAGTATTTTCCATGACCAAAAACTCCTTTTTGTCACCGGGTATCAAGTCATATAATTCTTTTACTTTTTCTACCGTAAATAACTCGTCCTTGTCCCCTACTCCAACCAAAACCGGGATATTCATATCTTTGGGTAGCCTAAGCTTATCTTCGTCAACCATCATGAGGAACCTTGGAGTATAACTCATTGTAAATAGGCTATCTTGGGTCACTGTCATTCCCTCTCTATAGTAATCAACAGATTGATGAGATGGGCGAAACACCGCATTTGCCAAAAATTTTACTTTGTCCATGAAGGAAGGTGGCTTTGATAATCCTTCCCTGCCTTCGTAGGCACCGGAAAGTAACACTACCCCCGACATCTCTTCAGGAATTTCATTTGCCAAATAAAAGGTAGCTGCAACCCCCATGCTGTGCCCCAGGACAACTACTTCAGAAAACCCCAACTCTTTTATATAGGCAACCGTCTCTGCCATGTCAGTAATCCATCTCCCCATTCCAGGTGAATCTCCTCTGTTCCCACCTGACAATCCATGACCTCTATAATCCAAACCAAAAGTGGTATATCCGCTTTCGGAGAATGGTTTTCCTGCCATTTCATATGCACCGCTATGTGCTGTAATACCATGAAGAATCAGTATTGCTATTTCCTTTTTGTCTGAAAACAAACTGTCTGGATTCCATCGTCGCAGAAATAATGTTTCTCCATCATTGGTCTGAATCAAATGGTGTGGTTCTTTAAAATTATTCCTTAAAACAGTTGCCCTTTCTTCGGATATACCTACATGCTGGGCACGGGAAGGAACTGGATAATACACTAAAATTAGTGCTATCCCTACGAAGGCAACTACTACGCTAAACAGAAATCTTAAGATTTTTATAATTTTCATTTTTATGTTTTGTTTCCTCCTTAAAAGATGTAATCCTTAAGCAGGAGCTTTTCCGATAAGATTTTTTTAATCTATCCAAAGAGATTTAATGTTGACGAATTCGCGGATCCCATACCCGGAAAGTTCCCTTCCATACCCGCTATTCTTAATTCCACCGAAGGGCAACCTAGGATCTGAAGTCACCAATTTATTTACAAAGCAACTCCCGGCTTCAAGCTGCAACGCCACTTTTTCACCGCGTTCCCTATCTGATGTGATCACTCCCGATCCTAAACCAAATTGAGAATTATTGGCAAGTGCAATGGCTTCATCTTCATCGGTTGCCCGGATTAAAGAGGCTACCGAACCAAAAAGTTCGTTGTCAAAAGCTTCCATTCCAGGTTTCACATCTACTAAGATGGTAGCGGGGTAGTAAGCTCCCCTTCCTTCGGGGATTTTCCCTCCAAGTATAAGGCGGCCACCTTGCGCTATGGTTTTTGTGACTTGTTCGTGAATTTCATCGCGCAAATCTAACCTTGCCATAGGACCATAATAGGTAGATTCGTCCATAGGATCCCCCATTTTTGCTTGGCGCATCTTTTTGACAAAGCGTTCAAGGAAACTATCATAAATAGCATCGAGGACTACAAAACGTTTGGCCGCAATACAGGTTTGCCCGTTGTTCTGTAATCTTCCGAATGTAGCCAGATCGGTCGCTTCTTCGAGGTCCGCATCATCCAAAACAATATAGGCATCGCTCCCACCAAGTTCTAAAACGGTTTTCTTCAAATTGGCTCCGGCAACAGTTGCAACCGAGCGTCCTGCAGGATCGCTTCCTGTAAGCGTAACCGCTACGATATTCTTATCTTCTATGACATCTTTTACATTGCCTGCATTTATATTCAGATTGGTAAATATGCCTTCGGGAAATCCCGCTTTCCTGAAAGCATCTTCCAGAGCAAATGCACTTCCCTGCACATTGGAGGCATGTTTTAACACTCCAGTATTTCCTGCCATTAAAGCAGGTGCAGCAAAACGAACCACTTGGTAAAACGGGAAATTCCACGGCATTACAGCCAGAATGACTCCCATGGGTTGAAAAGTAACATAACTCTTGTGCGCTTCGGTGTCCACTATCTCCTTTCCAAGTAAACTTTCCGAATTATCCGCATAGAACCGGCATACCCAGGCACATTTTTCTATTTCCTTTCTAGCCTGTCCAATCGTTTTACCCATTTCTGTAGTAGTCAATTGGGCGTATTCCTCTTTGCCTGAATCGAACAAGTCGGCAAGCGCATACATTAGCTTAGAACGTTCCGCAAAGCTGGTTTCCTTCCAGGAAATATAAGCTTCCTTAGCCAAAGCGATCTTTTCTTTAGCTTTGGAAATAGCTATCCTTTCGTATTCGGCCACAGTTTCCCCGTTTACAGGGTTAATCGTCATTGCTTTACTCATGATCATGTTTTTTTAGGTTCACTGGAATATTCCTTAATCAATACATTTAAAATTTCATGGTTAAGAGAGTAATCGACAGCTAAATCGATAAGCTGTACCCCTTTGGCACTCAAAGCATGTTTCAGTACTTGTCGAAACTCATCTACTGATTCCGGCCGATATCCTTTTGCCCCGAAACTTTCGGCATATTTTACAAAGTCCGGATTGCCGTAATCCAAACCATAATTTACAAATCCGAGATCCTGTTGCTTCCATTGTATCATTCCATAGGCATTGTCATTTAGGATAATGACTACCAAATCTAGTTGCAGGCGTATAGCGGTTTCCAATTCCTGAGAATTCATCATAAAACCTCCATCTCCGTTAACGGATATTACTTTTTTATCAGGATCCAACATTTTTGCCATCATCGCTGAGGGAAGGCCTGCCCCCATCGTAGCCAATGCATTATCGAGTAGCAAGCTGTTTTGTACATAGGCTGGATAGTTACGTGCAAACCATATCTTGTACATTCCATTATCTAAAGTTATAATCCCGTCGTCAGGGAGAGTATTTCTGACAATATTCACCACACGCTGGGGTAAAACCGGAAAACGATTGTCGTTTCCGTACTTTGCCAAGTGCGTCATAACGTTTTCTTTTATTTTCAGAAAAAAATCGGTGTTCCAGCTATTGGCATTGGGCTTTAAAGCTTCGGTCAATTCCAAAACACTGTTTGCAATATCTCCGATAACATTCAATTGGGGAAAATAGACTTCGTCTATCTCGGCAGGAAAAAAATTGAGATGGATAACCTTACGTTTGTCCTCTTTCCGCATGAAAAAAGGTGGCTTTTCAATAGTATCGTGGCCTACGTTGATTATCAGGTCAGATTCGTTAATCGCATCATGCAAAAAGTCGTAATTGGACAATGCAGCTGTTCCCAAGTATAATTGATGGCGTTCATCTATGATCCCTTTTCCCATTTGTGTGTTGAAAAAAGGAATACCTATAGAATCAACAAAAGCTGACAATGCCATACTGGCTCTTTTCCTATTGGCTCCTGCCCCTATGAGCAAGAGAGGTTTGCTGGCTTCTTTGATCAGTTCTGCTGCCTGTTCAATTGCATCTTTCCCTGCATATGGAATTTTCCAATCTACCACATCAAATATCCTCGGATTATCCACCTCTTCGGCAGCTATATCCTCTGGCAGTTCGATATGTGTCGCTCCCGGCCTTTCTTCCTGTGCCAGCCGAAATGCCTCTCTGACTATAGAAGGGATATGTGAGCTATGGGTGACCTGTTTGGTGTACTTGGTAAGCGAGTGCATCATTTTGACCACATCGATGATCTGAAATTTCCCCTGTTTACTCTTTTTGATTGGCTTCTGCCCTGTAATAATAACAAGTGGCATAGCACCTAATTGAGCATAAGCTGCCGGGGTCACCAGATTGGTTGCCCCCGGCCCTAGGGTAGAGAGACAAACTCCCGCTTTGCCTGTTAACCTACCGTAAGTCGAAGCCATGAATCCCGCTCCCTGCTCATGCCGGTTAAGAATCAACTCTATTTTCTCTGATTTCCTGATAGATTCAAGCAAATCAAGGTTTTCTTCACCAGGCAGTCCAAAAACATACTCCACACCTTCATTCTCTAAGGCCTTAATAAATAAATCTGATGCTTTCATCTTTTTATGTTTTGTTTTTTATTGCCAATGGATTCTAGCAAATACTATAATCATCCCTGTGTGTGGCTTCTGACACGTTGAAATTTATATGTTTATAATAGTTCTTCGAGGTCAAATCCCTTATCACATAGTGGCTTCTTTCTATTTAAAACATGGATTGAAATTCATAAGCCATTAAAAGAAAAAGCTATTGCATAAATTTCCAACGCATATTATTTAGAAACATTCAATGTTCAATTTCTATTGCTATTTTTCCATAGAAGTTATCATCACCAGCTTTTGTTTCCAAAAGTTTATGTGCTTCGCCAATATCTGACAAGGAAAACACTTTGGTTAATATAGGTTTTAGTTTTTTGCTTTCTACAAGTTTAGTCAGCTCATTTAGTTTATTTCTATTCTGCCTCGTAAAAACAAAATGATAGGTTGCATTTTTCCCCCAAGCTTCAATAAGGTTTTGCGGCTTATCTATATCAACTATTGTAACAACCTGCCCTAACTGGCCAAGTACTTTGCCACTATCAGACAGCGTGTCACCACCGATAGTATCAATTATCACATCTACTCCTTTATTATTTATTAATTGATTAATTATTTGGATGTAGTCTTCATTTTTGTAGTCTATGACAAAATCAGCTCCTAACTCAAGAAGAAACGAGTGGTGGACTTTTCTCGCTGTTGTAAATACAGTTGCTCCCATCGCTTTAGCAATTTGAATAGTCGGTATTCCTACTCCACCTGCACCTCCGTGAATCAATATTGTCTGATTAATTTTAAGCTGTGCCCTTGTAACAAGCATTTCCCAAGCAGTACCAGCAGCTAATGGAAGCGTCGCAGCCTCTAAATGACTTATATTTTTAGGTTTTAGACCAATGATTGATTCATGGGCACAGTGATATTGTGCATAACTTCCATGACCATTAAAAATTTCAGGAGAATAATAGACTTCATCACCGACTTTAAAATTCTCAACCCCTGGGCCAATTTCCACAATCACGCCTGAGATATCATGCCCTGTAATAACCGGTAAGGTTAATTCATTTTTATAATCTCCACGACGGACTTGATAATCCAAAGGATTGACGGAAGAGGCAAGAACCTTTACTAAAACTTCTTGAATCTTTGGTTTTGGTGTAGGCACTTCTGTAATTTTAAAACTATCAAAAGACCCGAATTCATTTAATATTGCTGCTTTCATTATATTTAAGTTTATAAACATCTATTTTTTTGTTACTATTTCATTTGCCCAATAATCCAATCGGTCACATCTTGGAGAACTAAAGGGGCTATCGTCTGTTCAATGACTGAATATTCCATTGGTGAGCCCGTGGCAGACTCTTGAAAGAGATGATTCAAACCTTCATACTCTTTAACAGTGACCCTATTGTTACCTCCTCTCTTCAAAGCATCTTTAATCGCAGATAGATTTTCCTTTGGAGGAACCTGGAGGTCTTTTTCTCCATTAATTGCCAACACCTCACATGTTACCTTTTCAAGAGCCTCAGATGGGTCATATCGCAAAAAATAGGTTACCCAAGGAGATGTAAATAGATTTACCTGTGCAGAGATAAATTCCTCTTTTGTCATTCCTTCAGGAATATTGTTTGCAGAATCATCATTTAGAGATTCCTCCAACGTCCTTCTAAGGATAGACTTTAAGTCTAAATCATCTCCAGTGCTCACTATTACATCAAAAATCTTGGAATTTGTTTGTAGTAAATTTTCAATTTCAGCTTCAGAGGCCCCCATAACTCTTTCGATAAGTTCTTCCTGAAGCAGCAACAATTTATCTCCACGAATTCCAGATCCGGCCATTAAAACAATAAAACCAACATCGGCTGATTCCGCGGCAACCATTGGCGCTATCAACCCTCCTTCACTATGACCTATTAGTCCAATGTTAGTTGTATCAACTTCATTTCTGGATTTCAAAAAGGCAATTGCACTTGCAACATCGCCGGCAAAATCAGCAGTGGTAGCCGAGCTAAAATCACCCGTGGATTCTCCGAATCCCCTATCATCAAACCTTAAAACAGCGATTCCATTTCTAGTCAAATAATCAGATAATACCAGAAAAGGCTTGTGCCCCATTAGTTCCTCATCCCTGTTTTGTGGGCCGCTTCCCGAAATTAGAATAACGGCAGGAAAACTCCCTTTATCGGGAGGAAATGTAAGAGTCCCTGCAAGTTTAATTTTAGCTTGGGGGTTTTCAAAGGTTACATTTTCTGAAATGTAAGGATATGGTTTTGTAGGCTCCTGAGGACGTGGCGCTACATTTTCTTCAATTAACTGTTTTGAAAGGTTAAGCGGAAAGTCCTGATTGTTTTGCTTAAATGTTCCAACCATCAAACTATCATCCTTATGAACACCTTCATATGTAATACCTGCCATTGGAACCTCAAAAACAATAAATGATTCATTGAGTGTTGTGGTAACCGGTATATCTTTTACACCTTGATCGGGGCTGTCCATAGTAGTTCTATAGCCATTCTCATCTTCAGAAACGTTAAAAGAAACAGTCAAGCGAGTTCCATGAATAGTAAGCTTCCCACTCCATTTACCCGCTATATCTTGAGCTGTTAGCGATTGAGTTGATAATAAAACCATCAACGCTATTATAAGTTTATGCATAATTGGTTCTTTTGATAATTGATACATCCTATACTTCTTAATCCTCCTAAAACCTATGTGAGATTCCAACACCTAAAATTCCAATTCCATAGTACGTTCTATCGTACTTCAAACCTAACTCAGTCCCGGAAACTATTTTATTATATCGCTTCACGGATCTATCTAAGAGAATATTTGATCTAATGTTAAAGAAGGCTGAAACTAATCCCGCAGTACCTAATGCAGCCCAATAGGAATCACTATCCCGTTTATCCGGCCTAAATAAAACATACAATGATAAACCGGAGGTAATTAAGCCAATGACCTTAGCTGTTTTCATTGAGTTCTTAAACTTATTGAAATCCCTAGTAACCTCTGAATCATTTACCTGAATTAAAGGGATTTGCAACCCATACGGACTTTCAAAAGTTTGGCCATTATAGATATACTTAGTACTAAACACTCCTCTTTTTACTTCAATGGAATGAAAATCCTTATCGGATTGGGCGAATGAATCAAAATGGAATCCTATAATAAATAAGATCAATATATTAAACTTCATAATTAATTTGATAGCTAATTTTATCTTCTACTTTAACTCTGTAAGAAAATCTATTTAAGCTTATTCTTTCTAAGATATGGAAACTATATTTTATAAAACATTGACTTATGCTGTCAATATGTTAGATTCGACATAAAATCTCTGATCTTATTTATGATTTCATCCCCATCTTCTTCCAGAGCAAAATGTCCTGTATCGTAAATATTATAGTCAATGTTTTTTACATCTTTTTTAAATGCTTCTGCACCGCTTTCGGGAAAGTATTCATCGTTTTTCCCCCAGACGACCAACAAGGGCGGTTGATTATCCCTAAGATATTTTTGCCATTTTGGATATAGTTTTAAGTTGTTTTGATAGTCGTACCATAAATCCAAATTGACTTTATGGGCATTGGGACGGCTCATTCTTAAATAATCCAAATGCCAAGTATCAGGATTTACATTTTCGGGATTTCGGGTTCCATGGGTGTAGTCCCACTTTAAACCATCCAGTGTAAAAGCAGGCAGTAATGCCTTTTCGGTACTATCATTCCTATCCGCCCAAAGGGCTTTAATCCCTTTCCATATTTCTCCTATACCTTCCTCATAGGCATTTCCATTTTGTGTAATGATGGCAGTGACTTTTTCCGGGTGTGCTGTAGCAATTCTAAATCCTATAGGGGCACCATAATCCTGCATCATTATGGCGTAAGAACCAATACCTTTCTTTTCTAAAAACGCATTCATCGTTAGCGAAATATTGTCAAAGGTGTACTCGTACTCTTCGGGAGAGGGGAAATCACTTAATCCAAATCCTGGGTAATCAGGTGCTATTAAATAAAATTTATCTGAAAGTTGATTCAACACTTTCCTGTATTGATGGGAAGAGGAAGGATAACCGTGCAATAATACCATCGCTGGATTTTCAGCATTTCCTGTTTCTCGATATGCGATGTTTACTCCATCCACATCTAATGTTTTATATTTTATTTGTTGCATTTCTTTTTCTTTTTTAATGAGCACTTTATTTTCTATAGTTGAATTCTCTTGACATCCATAAACTAACATCATTAGTAAAAAGCAAAATATACTTAAATTCTTCATAGGCGATTTGAGTTTCATATTTATTGGTTCACTTTTTTTCTACCACGTTCTTTAAGCCATGATTCATCAGTTCAAAACCTTGCCTAGTACTGTTTTCAAGTTTTTTACGGAATAAATTCACTAGAACCCCTCTAAATTTTTCACTATGGATAAAAATAGTTGTGCCGTTCCCGTTATCTATGAGTTCAAACTTATGTTCGCCATCAAAAACACCTTTGAATAATAACTTCCCCATCCAACGAAACTCTTTGTTTTGTTCAAATTCCAAAACGGTTGGCTTAAATGTCATACTTTTACCTTCTGGCGAGCTAATGCATACTGTAATTTGACTACCTACCTTAGGCTCCCCTTTAATACTTTTAATAAAAGGATTCCAATTGCTGTAATTATCAAAGTCTGTTAATACTGTCCAAACTTTATCAGGCGTGGAATTGATTATGATTTGTGTTTTGATATCCATTGCAACTAGTTAAGTTCTGAACTCAATATTTATTTCATCTAATTATAATTTGTTTCTTAAAGGACACTAACCTTCCCGTGACTAAGGAAATGGGATAGCCTGTCCCGTCTCGATAATTTTCGGGATCGTTTCGGGATAATCTCTCATACATTATAATCATCGCAGTATGATCCATACTTACGGGATCATGCTCGATTATATATATTTACACTTTAGTTTTAAAGGCTATTATTTGAATTTCCAATTAATTAGTAAACTTCAGCTTATTCAACATTTCATCTGTCACCTCATTGGAATAAATACTAAAGGAATTAATCAAAGTCCCTTTTAAATTATACTTCTCTGAGGTAACCGCATATAGTATAGCTGAATTATCGGGACTGGAGTCATCATCTTCAAACCTAAAGTAGTTGTCAATATTAAATTCATCATGAAATATTCTGTACATCCCATTTCTACATTCAATACAGTTTTGTTTTAGGTTAAAATCCTCTACATACCCTTCCTTTTTCAGGTCGGACAATGCTTCTATTAAATTATCGTATGATTTCATTTGAGTTTGTGCGTTTATTAGAGCTTGTCGTAACCTTTAAATTTTTTACTTACTACGCGTTTCCATTCTGGGAACCTCTTAATGTAAGCGAATACAAAAGGACAGAAAGGCAATAACTTTAGATTATGATTTTCGAGATAATGCAAGGTCTTTTCAACTACCGCACTTGCCGCCCCAGTCCCTTCTAATTCAGGGTCAGTTTCGGTGTGTACAAGAGCTATCTGACTCCCAAATTCACCATAATTGGTAAAGGCATATTTCCCGTCTATTTCTATTTCGAAACGTCTTTTACCTTCATTTTTTACCAGGGGAATTTCTACAAATATTGGCTTCATATGTTTTTTAAATGTAAAGTGAGTATTTCCTGCGATCTGAATCTTCTACTTTTAGCAAACATTTTGTCAATCAAAAATTCTCATTATTGACCATTCTACTGTAAGCTTGTCATAGTATAGTTTGCACCTTCTGGAGTGGGATCACCAAATTAATTGCAAGAGAAACGGGCAGAAAGTGAACAATCCCTATACTAATTAAGGGCAACACCATAACCACGTTCAGGATATGTGTTTGGTAGCAATGCCTGCCTAAGCCGACACTGCTTATGACGAAATTTTATTCTTTGAACAAAGCATCCCTCAATACAGCCGAGGCCTGACTCAACGCCTCCTGTACACCTGGAATGTGTGAAAGGGGATTCAGCATTCCATAATCGTGTATCATTCCTGTATACACTGTAACAGTGGTCGGCACCCCAGCTTCATCTAATTTGCGGCCGTAAGCAACGCCTTCATCATATAGGATGTCGTTTTCAGCAACCTGAATTAATGCTGGAGGCAATCCTGCTAACTCTTCTAAGGAAGCGTTGA from Algoriphagus sp. NG3 encodes the following:
- a CDS encoding acetolactate synthase large subunit, with protein sequence MKASDLFIKALENEGVEYVFGLPGEENLDLLESIRKSEKIELILNRHEQGAGFMASTYGRLTGKAGVCLSTLGPGATNLVTPAAYAQLGAMPLVIITGQKPIKKSKQGKFQIIDVVKMMHSLTKYTKQVTHSSHIPSIVREAFRLAQEERPGATHIELPEDIAAEEVDNPRIFDVVDWKIPYAGKDAIEQAAELIKEASKPLLLIGAGANRKRASMALSAFVDSIGIPFFNTQMGKGIIDERHQLYLGTAALSNYDFLHDAINESDLIINVGHDTIEKPPFFMRKEDKRKVIHLNFFPAEIDEVYFPQLNVIGDIANSVLELTEALKPNANSWNTDFFLKIKENVMTHLAKYGNDNRFPVLPQRVVNIVRNTLPDDGIITLDNGMYKIWFARNYPAYVQNSLLLDNALATMGAGLPSAMMAKMLDPDKKVISVNGDGGFMMNSQELETAIRLQLDLVVIILNDNAYGMIQWKQQDLGFVNYGLDYGNPDFVKYAESFGAKGYRPESVDEFRQVLKHALSAKGVQLIDLAVDYSLNHEILNVLIKEYSSEPKKT
- a CDS encoding zinc-dependent alcohol dehydrogenase family protein, translated to MKAAILNEFGSFDSFKITEVPTPKPKIQEVLVKVLASSVNPLDYQVRRGDYKNELTLPVITGHDISGVIVEIGPGVENFKVGDEVYYSPEIFNGHGSYAQYHCAHESIIGLKPKNISHLEAATLPLAAGTAWEMLVTRAQLKINQTILIHGGAGGVGIPTIQIAKAMGATVFTTARKVHHSFLLELGADFVIDYKNEDYIQIINQLINNKGVDVIIDTIGGDTLSDSGKVLGQLGQVVTIVDIDKPQNLIEAWGKNATYHFVFTRQNRNKLNELTKLVESKKLKPILTKVFSLSDIGEAHKLLETKAGDDNFYGKIAIEIEH
- a CDS encoding alpha/beta hydrolase family protein, with the translated sequence MYQLSKEPIMHKLIIALMVLLSTQSLTAQDIAGKWSGKLTIHGTRLTVSFNVSEDENGYRTTMDSPDQGVKDIPVTTTLNESFIVFEVPMAGITYEGVHKDDSLMVGTFKQNNQDFPLNLSKQLIEENVAPRPQEPTKPYPYISENVTFENPQAKIKLAGTLTFPPDKGSFPAVILISGSGPQNRDEELMGHKPFLVLSDYLTRNGIAVLRFDDRGFGESTGDFSSATTADFAGDVASAIAFLKSRNEVDTTNIGLIGHSEGGLIAPMVAAESADVGFIVLMAGSGIRGDKLLLLQEELIERVMGASEAEIENLLQTNSKIFDVIVSTGDDLDLKSILRRTLEESLNDDSANNIPEGMTKEEFISAQVNLFTSPWVTYFLRYDPSEALEKVTCEVLAINGEKDLQVPPKENLSAIKDALKRGGNNRVTVKEYEGLNHLFQESATGSPMEYSVIEQTIAPLVLQDVTDWIIGQMK
- a CDS encoding alpha/beta hydrolase; amino-acid sequence: MKNLSIFCFLLMMLVYGCQENSTIENKVLIKKEKEMQQIKYKTLDVDGVNIAYRETGNAENPAMVLLHGYPSSSHQYRKVLNQLSDKFYLIAPDYPGFGLSDFPSPEEYEYTFDNISLTMNAFLEKKGIGSYAIMMQDYGAPIGFRIATAHPEKVTAIITQNGNAYEEGIGEIWKGIKALWADRNDSTEKALLPAFTLDGLKWDYTHGTRNPENVNPDTWHLDYLRMSRPNAHKVNLDLWYDYQNNLKLYPKWQKYLRDNQPPLLVVWGKNDEYFPESGAEAFKKDVKNIDYNIYDTGHFALEEDGDEIINKIRDFMSNLTY
- a CDS encoding SRPBCC domain-containing protein → MDIKTQIIINSTPDKVWTVLTDFDNYSNWNPFIKSIKGEPKVGSQITVCISSPEGKSMTFKPTVLEFEQNKEFRWMGKLLFKGVFDGEHKFELIDNGNGTTIFIHSEKFRGVLVNLFRKKLENSTRQGFELMNHGLKNVVEKK